One Astyanax mexicanus isolate ESR-SI-001 chromosome 3, AstMex3_surface, whole genome shotgun sequence genomic region harbors:
- the srd5a1 gene encoding 3-oxo-5-alpha-steroid 4-dehydrogenase 1, with protein sequence MDTVLRSLLSSEEEELYILDCLSYFMIFMAVLTFLTLLFENVPYGRYSDRKYGFPVSVRVAWFIQELPALVVPLALVFWTASSKTGHLPNQLLIAMYFCHYVQRSLIYPCLIRGGKPTPFASFALAFVFCIYNGYLQVRYLSHYAEFPSDWVTHPCFITGSCLWLFGWIINLHSDHILRNLRAPGETGYKIPRGGMFEYVSGANFFGEIIEWGGFALAGFSVHSAAFAFFTCVVLSSRAVAHHKWYLSKFEDYPKSRKALVPCLF encoded by the exons ATGGACACAGTTCTGCGGAGCCTGCTTTCTTCTGAAGAGGAAGAGCTGTACATTCTGGACTGTTTATCTTACTTCATGATATTTATGGCAGTGCTGACGTTCCTGACTTTGCTGTTTGAGAATGTGCCTTATGGCAGATATTCAGATAGGAAATATGGATTTCCAGTAAGTGTGAGAGTTGCTTGGTTTATTCAGGAGCTCCCTGCTTTAGTCGTGCCTTTGGCTTTAGTTTTTTGGACTGCTTCCTCCAAGACAGGGCACCTGCCCAACCAGCTGCTTATTGCCATGTATTTTTGCCATTATGTACAGAG gtccCTTATATACCCATGTTTAATCCGAGGAGGGAAGCCCACACCGTTTGCATCCTTTGCGCTGGCGTTTGTGTTCTGTATCTATAATGGCTACCTACAGGTCAGATACCTGAGCCATTATGCTGAGTTCCCCTCTGATTGGGTTACACATCCCTGCTTCATAACAG GGTCCTGTCTATGGCTGTTCGGATGGATAATTAATCTTCACTCTGATCATATTCTGAGGAACCTGCGTGCTCCTGGAGAAACAGGGTATAAGATACCACGag GTGGGATGTTTGAGTATGTTTCTGGCGCTAACTTTTTTGGTGAGATTATTGAATGGGGTGGATTTGCTCTTGCTGGATTCTCAGTCCACAGCGCAGCATTCGCTTTCTTCACCTGCGTTGTTCTCTCCAGCAGAGCAGTCGCTCACCACAA GTGGTATCTGAGCAAATTTGAGGATTACCCAAAATCAAGGAAAGCTTTGGTTCCATGTTTGTTCTGA